One window of Acropora palmata chromosome 1, jaAcrPala1.3, whole genome shotgun sequence genomic DNA carries:
- the LOC141884399 gene encoding uncharacterized protein LOC141884399 → MQGSENSSVEYTSLPPSTSTPSANFLDHWAWKLYSYFFASLFGLFALIDIIVIVQQSTFHSLSRSTHARFSTVQLFLASTLKSVCLLWSPTFINSESKEVITGVLLLDCISVALNLSAFSILLLVLLETTQTSLTIPRLQNLGVLIAITGAFSTVMLLLNLMALWKHSLEWYFASYLYVFVWGILVCVGYAVAGYRMWRNLKSSRSQGNEIKESRLKRIISLTFISPFITAAILLLSVFMAACDYGILVGLEVSERSIWARFVVLVLLRTCELVIMLIIFGMVIRTKFQRSKEDKAPTLQLGTFDNE, encoded by the coding sequence ATGCAGGGGAGCGAAAACTCATCAGTCGAATACACTTCTCTGCCACCGTCCACGTCAACTCCATCTGCGAATTTCCTCGATCATTGGGCTTGGAAACTCTATAGTTACTTTTTTGCAAGTTTATTCGGCCTGTTTGCTCTGATTGACATTATTGTCATCGTTCAACAAAGCACATTTCATTCACTGAGCCGAAGCACCCACGCTCGCTTTTCCACTGTGCAACTCTTTCTTGCATCGACACTTAAATCAGTTTGTCTCCTTTGGAGCCCAACATTTATAAACAGCGAGTCGAAAGAAGTCATAACTGGGGTGCTTCTTTTGGATTGTATCTCAGTAGCTTTGAACCTCTCTGCGTTCAGCATTTTACTTCTGGTATTGCTGGAAACGACCCAGACATCGCTCACAATTCCAAGATTGCAAAACCTCGGGGTATTAATAGCTATTACAGGCGCTTTCTCGACGGTCATGCTACTGTTGAATTTGATGGCTTTGTGGAAGCATAGTTTGGAATGGTATTTTGCATCCTACTTGTACGTCTTTGTATGGGGGATATTGGTTTGTGTAGGTTACGCTGTAGCAGGGTACAGAATGTGGCGAAACTTGAAGTCGTCGCGAAGCCAAGGCAACGAGATAAAAGAAAGCAGATTGAAAAGGATTATATCTCTAACATTCATATCACCTTTCATCACGGCCGCCATTTTACTTCTCAGTGTTTTCATGGCGGCCTGTGATTACGGTATACTGGTGGGACTAGAGGTGTCAGAACGCTCGATATGGGCGCGGTTCGTTGTTTTGGTTCTGCTACGAACCTGTGAATTGGTGATAATGTTAATTATATTTGGAATGGTGATACGaacgaaatttcaaagaagtaAGGAGGATAAAGCACCAACGCTGCAGTTGGGTACATTTGATAATGAATAA